A window of Argopecten irradians isolate NY chromosome 14, Ai_NY, whole genome shotgun sequence contains these coding sequences:
- the LOC138308321 gene encoding uncharacterized protein, producing the protein MDNTNNNQIFDGAEEEDGWPNDVFGFLRGERSCGLNLWVTFLEDKVRLNDGTENHDNCPEETKLVKPEVELYQEDFSPYVRLFADDDSEWGIYHGMPEAWRT; encoded by the exons ATGGACAATACAAACAATAACCAG ATATTTGATGGAGCAGAAGAGGAAGATGGATGGCCAAATGACGTTTTTGGTTTTTTGAGAGGTGAAAGGTCATGTGGGTTGAACCTGTGGGTGACCTTCTTGGAGGACAAG GTCCGACTAAATGACGGAACGGAGAATCATGACAACTGTCCGGAGGAGACAAAACTTGTTAAACCGGAAGTGGAATTGTACCAAGAGGACTTCAGTCCGTATGTCAGGCTGTTTGCTGATGACGATAGCGAATGGGGGATCTACCATGGAATGCCAGAAGCCTGGAGGACTTAG
- the LOC138306932 gene encoding histone deacetylase complex subunit SAP130-A-like, translated as MSSQSSGDQPSADDAENLARPTAVSLSSQPNVQHRSLASLAQGSTAFQLQPDLKLSKSTLPRRMLTGGPSASPPAHPSQLPTILPTGIQIGISMDSSKSLTTTASVVAVPPPAIVSVGMATPSIVQINATSSSSLLSQTLPLTGNIRGASQHQTPTFQTHLPRGAATAASVLASPKSVMTAMPVLRHSAATIHIPGTMPHGGHNLTAPRSQLITSNIRPNTPPQTHSPAPTVSLAGITSSEAHRVGISVQSSGATSSASSIHIKLQSPGTTTEPITKQVLSQSAKQIHVAQNLSTVPKVLVSQAAVTPIIQHSLKAAAPKQTKAAVPAVVSPLSSTGISPLSIPSVTPVTAPTAATSIPIAKVPPVRQPTAPVSLAGITRMSIPQETSSSTPSQQHTKQTLNLTQGQPHTSQPQPHPQGPSHPPQTQPPAQGQTTSFVPQAHRPASIALSHLPNPVVSHTDIRPERPAGITQLPQYPMTLLSEYHQIMYHQLASQIRPNATGLLPTAAPHGLSVSSAQTMKFSPMTVMGDSLRLQALPVHTPFSSAAMSTVSDSVARSSTPSDSISGISSAISTASIPVPAIAMATSSAISIAPTLYSVTQGAPHPGSLTPQHSSVSSQGATTPVSQPNASPRPSILRKRTNEGNAPVKKPVCGLNTMPDTHSPRPDSRTDSAPQSNTSSPKTPATPAGESQSSTDTALSSEATTPTHNSMGDLKIKQEPADTVENGFPAAGVLAASLSASLPNSVEASPRKKPRKQLLHANEELRDNSSTDEDVEKVEEIKEEVSDPVKKEMKDEYVDDEGVRWTIEKTKPSLSLLNFYNISWKPKNNHFNRYTDVKPKDERRPTVNELSNQRGVMQKASGWKLFHVAAQLDDLTELERTLNSKVLTLQSSLAPQPTSRHSLMEDDLGLLHELTQGNIQRSRLISDQLEEAKSNMFKVLDHKTKITEIINKHMSKRPIKKKERT; from the exons ATGAGTAGCCAGAGTAGTGGTGATCAACCTTCAGCAGACGACGCTGAAAATTTAGCCCGCCCCACCGCTGTCAGCTTGTCATCACAACCCAATGTCCAGCACCGCTCACTGGCCAGCCTTGCACAAGGATCAACAGCCTTCCAGCTACAGCCAGATCTCAAG tTATCTAAGTCGACCTTGCCACGACGAATGCTGACGGGAGGCCCCAGTGCCTCGCCTCCAGCTCACCCCTCACAGCTCCCTACCATCTTACCTACAG GTATACAAATTGGCATTTCCATGGATTCTAGTAAGTCCTTGACAACTACAGCCTCTGTTGTGGCAGTGCCACCCCCAGCCATCGTGAGTGTCGGCATGGCAACACCAAGCATTGTACAGATCAATGCCACTTCCTCCTCATCACTTCTAAGTCAGACCCTCCCACTTACTGGCAACATCAGGGGGGCTTCTCAACACCAAACTCCGACCTTTCAGACACATCTGCCTAGAG GAGCGGCAACAGCAGCCTCTGTGTTAGCTTCTCCTAAATCTGTGATGACGGCCATGCCAGTACTGCGGCACAGCGCGGCCACAATCCACATCCCTGGTACCATGCCACATGGCGGCCATAACCTAACAGCGCCACGGAGTCAATTAATAACATCTAATATCCGACCAAATACACCCCCGCAAACTCACTCCCCGGCTCCGACGGTCAGTCTAGCTGGCATCACTTCATCAGAAGCACATAG AGTTGGCATATCTGTGCAATCGTCAGGGGCAACAAGCTCTGCATCCAGTATACACATAAAGCTTCAGTCACCGGGTACCACTACAGAGCCTATCACCAAACAGGTCTTGTCTCAATCAGCCAAGCAGATCCATGTTGCGCAGAACCTCAGCACCGTCCCTAAAGTTCTTGTGTCTCAGGCGGCTGTTACTCCCATCATTCAGCATTCTCTCAAGGCCGCGGCACCCAAACAAACTAAAG CTGCAGTACCAGCGGTTGTGTCGCCTCTCTCCTCAACAGGAATCTCCCCATTATCCATCCCCTCGGTTACCCCGGTAACGGCACCAACAGCGGCCACATCAATCCCTATAG CCAAAGTTCCCCCGGTACGACAGCCGACAGCTCCAGTAAGTCTGGCCGGAATCACGCGCATGTCAATACCACAGGAGACGAGCAGTTCCACGCCGAGTCAGCAGCATACCAAACAAACCCTCAACCTTACACAGGGACAGCCTCATACATCACAACCCCAGCCCCACCCCCAGGGACCGAGTCATCCGCCACAGACACAGCCTCCTGCCCAGGGGCAGACCACTAGTTTCGTCCCTCAGGCTCACCGGCCGGCCAGTATTGCATTAAGTCACCTGCCCAACCCTGTGGTATCACATACAGATATCAGACCAGAAAG GCCAGCGGGGATCACCCAGCTACCCCAGTATCCCATGACGTTACTGTCTGAGTATCATCAGATCATGTACCATCAGCTAGCCTCACAAATACGACCTAACGCGACGGGATTGT TACCGACTGCTGCTCCACATGGATTGTCTGTGTCGTCAGCCCAAACGATGAAGTTTAGCCCGATGACGGTGATGGGTGACTCCCTCCGCCTACAGGCACTACCTGTACACACACCGTTCTCTAGTGCTGCCATGTCAACAGTATCCGACA gTGTTGCTAGATCATCGACGCCTAGCGACTCCATAAGCGGGATATCTTCTGCCATATCTACAGCTTCCATTCCTGTCCCAGCGATTGCCATGGCAACGTCCTCGGCCATTTCTATAGCCCCGACCTTGTACTCTGTGACCCAAGGAGCCCCACATCCTGGTTCCTTGACCCCACAGCACTCTTCTGTTTCCTCCCAGGGAGCGACAACCCCTGTCAGTCAGCCCAACGCGTCACCACGTCCCAGCATTCTCAGAAAGCGCACTAATGAAGG AAATGCTCCGGTGAAGAAGCCTGTTTGTGGCCTCAACACAATGCCTGATACACATAGTCCGCGGCCTGATTCGAGGACAGACTCTGCTCCACAGTCTAACACAAGTTCTCCCAAGACTCCTGCCACGCCTGCTGG TGAGAGTCAGTCTTCGACAGATACGGCGCTGTCCAGTGAAGCGACAACCCCTACACACAATTCTATGGGAGATCTCAAAATCAAACAAGAACCAGCCGATACAGTAGAAAATG GTTTCCCAGCAGCTGGTGTTTTAGCAGCATCCTTATCAGCCTCTCTACCTAACTCTGTGGAAGCTTCTCCTAGGAAGAAACCAAGGAAACAGttact GCATGCCAACGAAGAACTCCGTGATAACTCCTCGACAGATGAAGATGTAGAGAAAGTAGAAGAAATCAAAGAGGAAGTGTCAGACCCAGTGAAGAAAGAAATGAAAGATG AATATGTTGATGATGAAGGTGTGCGGTGGACCATTGAGAAAACTAAGCCATCACTGTCTCtacttaacttttataacatttccTGGAAAcctaaaaataatcattttaatagATACACAGATGTTAAACCCAAAG ATGAGCGACGCCCCACAGTAAATGAACTGTCCAATCAGAGAGGAGTGATGCAGAAAGCCAGCGGCTGGAAACTGTTCCATGTAGCAGCACAGTTAGACGATCTG ACGGAACTCGAGAGGACACTGAACAGTAAAGTGTTGACTCTACAGTCGTCTCTCGCCCCGCAGCCTACGTCTAGACACAGTCTAATGGAGGATGACCTCGGCCTTCTTCACGAACTTACACAG GGTAACATCCAGCGTTCTCGACTAATATCGGACCAGCTGGAGGAAGCAAAGTCTAACATGTTCAAAGTACTGGATCACAAAACCAAAATTACAGAGATTATTAACAAACATATGAGCAAGAGACCAATTAAGAAGAAAGAGAGAACGTAG